A genomic segment from Pseudorca crassidens isolate mPseCra1 chromosome 4, mPseCra1.hap1, whole genome shotgun sequence encodes:
- the IBSP gene encoding integrin-binding sialoprotein, which translates to MKTALVLLSILGMACALSMKNLHRRGKLEDSEENGVYKYRPRYYLYKHAYFYPPLKRFPVQSSSDLSEENENGESSEEEEEKETSNEEENNEENEDSEGNEDEESEAENTTLSITTLGYGEETAPGTGYIGLAAIQLPTQAGDIGKKATKEEESDEEGGEENENEEEVDDNEQGVNGTSANSTEIDNGHGSSGGDNGEEEGEEVVTEANAEGTTVAGGQDNGGSKATTSPNGGFEPTAPPQEIYGTTPPPSGETTTPGYEGEYEQTGTNEYDNGYEIYENENGEPRGDNYRAYEDEYSYYKGRSYDGYDGQDYYYHQ; encoded by the exons ATGAAGACAGCTTTAGTTTTGCTCAGCATTTTGGGAATGGCCTGTGCTCTTTCA ATGAAAAATTTGCATCGAAGGGGCAAATTAGAAGATTCTGAAGAAAATGGG GTCTATAAGTACAGGCCCCGATATTACCTTTACAAGCACGCCTACTTTTATCCTCCTCTAAAACGATTTCCGGTTCAG AGCAGTAGTgacttatctgaagaaaatgaaaatggtgagagctcagaagaggaggaagaaaag GAGActtcaaatgaagaagaaaacaatgaagaGAATGAAGATTCTGAGGGAAATGAAGACGAAGAGTCAGAGGCTGAGAACACCACCCTTTCCATTACCACACTTGGTTACGGAGAGGAGACCGCACCTGGAACAGGGTATATAGGTCTAGCTGCCATCCAGCTTCCCACGCAG GCTGGGGATATAGGAAAGAAGGCTACAAAAGAGGAGGAAAGTGATgaagaaggaggggaagaaaatgaaaatgaagaagaagTGGATGATAATGAGCAGGGCGTAAATGGCACTAGCGCCAACAGCACAGAGATAGACAATGGCCACGGCAGCAGCGGTGGGGACAATGGAGAGGAAGAAGGTGAAGAAGTTGTCACCGAAGCCAATGCAGAAGGAACCACAGTGGCTGGAGGCCAGGACAATGGTGGCTCTAAGGCAACTACCTCTCCGAATGGTGGATTTGAACCTACAGCTCCACCCCAGGAGATCTACGGAACTACCCCACCACCGTCTGGGGAAACCACCACCCCTGGATATGAGGGGGAGTATGAACAAACAGGCACCAATGAGTACGACAATGGATATGAAATCTAcgaaaatgaaaatggagaaccTCGTGGGGACAATTACCGAGCCTATGAGGATGAGTACAGCTACTATAAAGGGCGGAGCTACGACGGCTACGACGGTCAAGATTACTACTACCACCAGTGA